The following coding sequences lie in one Myxococcales bacterium genomic window:
- a CDS encoding AAA family ATPase, with the protein MSEAPQSHASPPLEVFQKQPEEAYLLIWNPKRYEWPDLDEQIAALEKTGTASGRWSCGNVRHIPLGSRVFLTRVNEEPRGLVGAGYITRSPYEETHWNDAQAKQGRVARFVDVRFDFLSRTPLIRRKELDTDEFAGGNWDAQMSGTLLADQVTKNLEKEWQLRVRARERGESIPPVTTPAIEDWRRHWDNAQQDELWIEGHHVRDRKRLEILPLLADLVKQFTENKISFDSFRNTFYSKVQNEWNVLGLNAYSGAKYLNDLHKYLSGDNDFPEQLRAAYSLPQSAADARAKIKALIDYLERQVAAGIATKRQLQPKRVPFLASAFWHFQQPDAWPLFYSSAREALQADGLLGRVVERADGYLEFARVFTSLAKGVGITFWELEHLCERLVSATPGKDVEPDAAESSDEARPRERVWLYQPGPGGEYFEEFYKEGILAIGWDFLGDLSTYADVRSIRQAIQEYRGGGARPINAGWACYQFCHEMEVGDIVFAKQGTHNILGYGIVSSEYRFDPQRKSFQHVRSIDWKTKGPWIRDPSKYRFVTKTLTDIGRYPDLVADIRQLLGLGDSLPPAAMPSAYTLADARDDLFLPEATVTEAEELLRHKKNLILQGPPGVGKTYFAKRLAYLLLEAKDLAQIGQVQFHQSYAYEDFIQGYRPTDGGKFERIDGPFLRFCKSALQDPTSPYVFIIDEINRGNLSKIFGELLLLLEADKRAEDWSISLAYSKEGERFYVPDNVYIIGTMNTADRSLAMVDYALRRRFAFVDVPPGYRQDAFRNALERIGADSRLRDLIISRLTRLNEQIEADPNLGSGFCIGHSYFCRSPSRDPDPEWYQRIVRTELKPLLREYWFDQPERAQDEVDKLLSDT; encoded by the coding sequence GTGTCTGAAGCGCCACAGTCCCATGCGTCACCGCCTCTTGAAGTTTTCCAGAAGCAACCTGAGGAGGCGTATTTACTCATCTGGAATCCGAAGCGTTATGAATGGCCAGACCTCGATGAGCAGATAGCCGCTCTTGAGAAAACGGGCACAGCTAGCGGTCGGTGGAGCTGTGGCAACGTCAGACACATACCCCTTGGTAGCCGTGTTTTCTTGACCCGCGTTAACGAAGAACCCCGAGGGCTTGTGGGTGCCGGCTATATTACTCGGAGCCCTTACGAGGAGACTCATTGGAACGATGCGCAGGCAAAGCAGGGTCGTGTCGCCCGTTTTGTCGATGTCCGGTTCGACTTCTTATCCAGAACGCCATTGATTCGGCGAAAGGAACTCGACACAGATGAATTTGCTGGCGGTAACTGGGATGCGCAGATGTCCGGCACGCTGCTCGCTGACCAGGTGACCAAGAACCTGGAAAAGGAATGGCAATTGCGCGTTCGGGCACGGGAGCGAGGAGAATCCATTCCACCAGTGACGACACCCGCCATTGAGGATTGGCGCAGACACTGGGACAACGCCCAGCAAGATGAGCTGTGGATCGAGGGGCATCACGTCAGGGATCGAAAGCGCCTTGAGATACTTCCGCTGCTCGCAGACCTCGTCAAACAGTTTACTGAAAACAAGATCTCCTTCGACAGTTTCCGCAACACGTTCTACAGTAAAGTCCAGAACGAATGGAACGTATTGGGTCTCAACGCCTACTCGGGCGCAAAATATCTAAACGATCTACACAAGTACCTCAGCGGCGACAATGATTTTCCTGAGCAGCTAAGGGCCGCATACTCACTACCGCAAAGCGCGGCCGATGCCAGAGCAAAGATAAAAGCTCTTATTGACTATCTTGAGAGACAGGTGGCGGCTGGCATCGCTACTAAGCGCCAGCTACAGCCGAAACGGGTGCCTTTTTTGGCGAGTGCCTTCTGGCATTTTCAGCAGCCAGACGCATGGCCCCTTTTCTACAGTTCCGCACGAGAGGCGCTACAGGCAGACGGATTGCTTGGGCGAGTTGTCGAACGCGCGGATGGATATCTTGAGTTCGCGAGGGTGTTCACCAGCCTAGCAAAAGGCGTCGGTATCACCTTTTGGGAGCTAGAGCATTTATGCGAGCGTCTTGTGAGCGCTACACCTGGTAAAGACGTGGAACCGGACGCCGCCGAAAGCTCTGATGAAGCTCGGCCAAGAGAGCGCGTTTGGCTTTACCAACCGGGTCCAGGAGGAGAGTATTTCGAGGAGTTTTACAAGGAAGGCATACTAGCTATCGGTTGGGACTTCCTTGGAGATTTGTCCACCTACGCTGATGTTCGGTCCATTCGTCAAGCGATCCAGGAATATCGCGGAGGTGGAGCCCGTCCAATAAATGCTGGCTGGGCCTGCTATCAGTTTTGCCATGAAATGGAAGTGGGTGACATCGTCTTTGCCAAGCAAGGAACCCACAATATCCTTGGCTATGGCATAGTATCATCGGAATACCGATTTGATCCCCAACGTAAGAGCTTTCAGCATGTTCGCTCCATTGACTGGAAGACAAAGGGCCCGTGGATCCGCGACCCAAGCAAATATCGCTTCGTCACGAAGACCCTCACTGATATTGGTAGATACCCTGATCTCGTTGCAGATATTCGTCAACTCTTGGGCCTAGGTGACAGCCTTCCGCCTGCGGCAATGCCCAGTGCCTACACATTAGCGGATGCTAGAGATGACCTCTTCCTTCCAGAAGCAACGGTGACCGAAGCTGAAGAACTGCTGCGTCATAAGAAAAACCTCATCCTGCAAGGGCCGCCCGGTGTCGGTAAAACCTACTTTGCGAAACGTCTTGCCTATTTGCTGCTAGAGGCCAAAGATCTAGCCCAAATTGGGCAGGTGCAGTTTCACCAGTCCTATGCGTACGAAGATTTCATACAAGGCTATCGGCCCACCGACGGGGGCAAGTTCGAACGCATCGATGGTCCTTTTTTGCGGTTCTGTAAGAGCGCGCTTCAAGACCCAACATCGCCGTACGTGTTCATTATCGATGAAATCAATCGCGGGAACCTGAGCAAGATTTTCGGTGAACTGCTCTTACTCCTCGAAGCAGACAAGCGCGCAGAAGATTGGTCGATCTCGCTTGCCTACAGCAAAGAGGGTGAGCGTTTTTACGTCCCCGACAACGTTTACATTATAGGCACCATGAACACAGCCGATCGGTCGCTCGCCATGGTCGATTATGCACTTCGGCGCCGCTTTGCCTTTGTTGATGTCCCGCCGGGTTATCGTCAAGATGCTTTCCGAAACGCCTTGGAGCGTATAGGCGCAGATTCAAGACTTCGTGACTTAATAATCTCTCGACTCACTCGCTTGAACGAGCAAATTGAGGCAGACCCAAACCTGGGGAGCGGCTTTTGCATCGGCCACAGCTATTTTTGCAGGTCTCCAAGTCGTGACCCAGATCCAGAGTGGTACCAACGCATCGTTCGCACAGAGCTTAAGCCGTTGCTACGTGAATACTGGTTCGATCAACCAGAACGTGCGCAAGATGAGGTTGATAAGCTCCTAAGCGACACCTGA
- a CDS encoding PIN domain-containing protein translates to MILLDTNALLWLEREHPRSACLQRYEGSLVVSPASLLEIKFLAECGRIKFARSMTIVNLVQDSRWLVDDPPALNWFQSATDVEWTRDPFDRLLVAHASLRRWRLATGDTHIIEHLRASQILEL, encoded by the coding sequence ATGATCCTACTTGATACAAATGCATTGCTTTGGCTCGAACGAGAGCATCCGCGAAGTGCATGCCTGCAGCGTTACGAAGGTAGCTTAGTGGTATCTCCAGCAAGTTTGCTGGAGATAAAGTTTCTAGCCGAGTGTGGACGGATAAAATTTGCGCGTTCGATGACAATTGTCAATTTAGTCCAGGATAGTCGTTGGTTAGTTGACGACCCGCCGGCGTTGAATTGGTTTCAATCCGCGACAGATGTTGAGTGGACTCGAGACCCCTTTGATCGACTTCTAGTTGCCCATGCATCTTTGCGACGTTGGCGCTTGGCTACCGGGGATACGCATATCATTGAACACTTGCGCGCTTCTCAGATTTTAGAGCTGTGA
- a CDS encoding type II toxin-antitoxin system Phd/YefM family antitoxin codes for MKKYSASEARQNFSQLLDDVERGHPIIIERRGKLFRVGVERRLPVKKKRVPIFAETSLLVEQGMWTWQSGSSGLRLVKKPAKRKRRGR; via the coding sequence ATGAAAAAATACTCTGCTTCGGAAGCTCGACAGAATTTTTCTCAACTGTTGGATGATGTGGAACGTGGTCATCCAATAATCATTGAGCGGCGTGGCAAATTGTTTCGCGTTGGAGTTGAGCGTCGGCTGCCAGTCAAGAAAAAGCGAGTTCCGATTTTTGCGGAGACGAGCCTGCTCGTTGAGCAAGGGATGTGGACGTGGCAAAGCGGGTCGAGTGGGCTTCGCCTAGTAAAAAAGCCGGCCAAGAGGAAACGCCGCGGGCGATGA
- a CDS encoding ISNCY family transposase, giving the protein MMKEFRELGRKARAMTRQQVIVYAMNGKLRWLDAADILGISPRQMRRLKTTYERREFSALMDQRGKVPRRKRITTAMVQRVCELYETRYRGFNVKHFHEHLLEKHRLKLSYTTVKVILQDAGLVPKKRKKSPHRLRRERRPSFGMMLHMDGSRHRWLEDAPEWDLILAMDDATSKVVYGKFVPEENSLSCLEALEHILKHYGLFAEWYTDMGSHFCRVNDQGQGPASEQHGQLSRICQTLGIRQIFARSPQARGRSERAFGTVQDRLVNELRLHHIRSYEEANRYLQNHFIPDFNQRFCVPAAQQGSACLAVKGKDLRLLLSLQYPRIVKADNTVRFERFTLQIPPSKQRYSYAKCTVTVHRFTDRTLGVSYAGKLLVRFSEHGLPLNASTPTRSARRAA; this is encoded by the coding sequence ATGATGAAAGAGTTCCGAGAGCTTGGCAGAAAGGCCCGAGCAATGACCCGACAACAAGTGATTGTATATGCGATGAATGGCAAACTAAGGTGGCTAGATGCAGCGGACATCTTAGGGATAAGTCCCCGGCAGATGAGGCGGCTCAAGACCACCTACGAGCGGCGGGAATTCAGTGCGCTGATGGACCAGCGAGGCAAGGTGCCTCGAAGAAAACGCATCACGACGGCCATGGTGCAGCGTGTCTGCGAATTGTATGAAACGAGGTATCGAGGCTTCAATGTCAAGCATTTCCATGAGCATCTTTTGGAAAAGCACCGCCTGAAACTCAGTTACACGACAGTCAAGGTGATTCTGCAGGATGCTGGGCTTGTGCCAAAGAAGCGAAAGAAAAGTCCGCATCGTTTGCGCCGAGAGCGCCGACCGAGTTTCGGCATGATGCTTCACATGGATGGCTCGCGCCACCGCTGGCTCGAGGATGCCCCCGAGTGGGACCTGATTTTAGCGATGGATGATGCCACTTCGAAGGTGGTGTACGGCAAGTTTGTGCCGGAGGAGAATTCGCTCAGCTGCCTTGAGGCCCTGGAGCATATCCTCAAGCACTACGGGCTGTTTGCCGAGTGGTACACCGACATGGGCTCGCATTTCTGTCGTGTGAACGACCAGGGACAAGGGCCCGCTTCGGAGCAGCATGGACAGCTCTCGCGCATCTGCCAGACCCTGGGTATTCGGCAAATCTTTGCCCGCTCGCCCCAAGCCCGAGGAAGAAGTGAGCGGGCGTTTGGCACCGTGCAGGACCGCCTGGTCAACGAGCTGCGTTTGCACCACATTCGGAGCTATGAAGAGGCCAATCGCTATTTACAAAACCACTTCATCCCCGATTTCAACCAACGCTTTTGTGTCCCTGCCGCTCAGCAAGGCTCCGCGTGCCTTGCCGTCAAAGGCAAAGACCTCCGATTGCTTCTATCGTTGCAGTATCCTCGCATTGTCAAAGCCGACAACACCGTGCGCTTTGAGCGTTTCACATTGCAAATCCCACCGAGCAAGCAACGCTACAGCTACGCCAAGTGCACGGTCACTGTCCATCGATTTACGGACCGTACTCTCGGCGTTAGCTATGCCGGAAAACTCCTCGTTCGCTTCTCAGAACACGGCCTACCTTTGAATGCCTCTACCCCAACCCGCAGCGCAAGGAGGGCTGCCTAA
- a CDS encoding cytochrome c — MRLIKYLSIIAVLAVLASCKSQPEAEKPAEKSQAAASKGDPALGKVKYDTLCASCHGPTGLGDGPAAVSLNPKPRNLEVTTRSDEELKKIIKLGGASMGLSPTMVAWGGVLNDTDIDNVVAYVRTLKP; from the coding sequence ATGCGGCTTATCAAATACTTGAGTATCATAGCGGTTTTGGCGGTATTGGCTTCCTGTAAATCCCAACCTGAGGCAGAAAAGCCGGCGGAAAAATCTCAAGCAGCTGCATCAAAGGGAGACCCTGCCCTAGGTAAAGTGAAGTACGATACGTTGTGTGCCTCATGTCACGGTCCCACAGGATTGGGAGATGGTCCGGCCGCCGTGTCACTCAATCCGAAACCGAGAAATCTTGAGGTCACAACGCGTTCCGATGAAGAGCTCAAGAAGATCATCAAGCTGGGGGGCGCCTCTATGGGCTTGTCCCCAACGATGGTTGCATGGGGCGGCGTGCTGAACGACACGGACATCGATAACGTCGTCGCGTATGTCCGCACGCTCAAGCCTTAG
- a CDS encoding alginate export family protein yields MKNSLLALCVLNSLLPCMALAQSFAKPVDQPFANDVPEKTSSVEFTPSGQVRLRPEFRRNLMQTAPGTPGPRAEDLSVLSRVRLGLRVKPVEHLGFFIQGQDSREFGEEATPSAGAPGDDEGLDLHQGYMEFTRINDSPFSVRAGRQEISLGSEWLVGAGNWANVGRSFDALLGTYETDFMIATAFASIADKLDTTSKNAQYFGGLYVTWKDFPGGVLDGYYFLLYDNDGAVGPAAGTGTLQELHTFGLRIKSAFDNGIDVGAESAVQLGTYGSHSALAFAERIALGYTFEPRLKPRVGIEYNYASGDDSSTGRYTKFNILFPTPHARWGIMDMVTWSNMHDASINVSIKPNAFSLELGYFIYFVDKPYSPTDSFANYAGTPGAGKLASHEFDLVASWTPGPYFDLSAGWGHFFPGPYFKDQGMTTSSDYVYLQAQTQFN; encoded by the coding sequence ATGAAAAATAGCCTGCTGGCGCTGTGCGTCCTAAATAGTTTGCTGCCTTGCATGGCGCTCGCACAGTCCTTTGCGAAGCCCGTTGATCAGCCCTTCGCCAACGATGTCCCCGAGAAGACCTCTTCGGTGGAATTCACGCCGTCGGGCCAAGTCCGGCTAAGACCGGAGTTTCGCCGAAACCTGATGCAGACCGCCCCGGGCACGCCCGGACCTCGCGCGGAAGATCTTTCCGTGCTCTCGCGCGTGCGATTGGGGCTGCGGGTCAAGCCGGTAGAGCACTTGGGTTTTTTCATTCAGGGCCAAGACTCTCGCGAATTTGGTGAAGAGGCGACGCCGTCTGCCGGGGCTCCTGGGGATGATGAGGGCCTCGATCTCCATCAGGGATATATGGAGTTCACACGTATCAACGACTCACCCTTTAGTGTGCGTGCGGGTCGCCAAGAAATTTCGCTTGGGAGCGAGTGGCTCGTGGGTGCCGGAAACTGGGCCAATGTGGGACGCTCCTTTGATGCGCTCTTAGGGACCTATGAAACCGATTTCATGATTGCCACGGCGTTCGCTTCGATTGCGGACAAATTGGATACCACCTCCAAAAACGCCCAATATTTCGGTGGGTTGTACGTGACCTGGAAGGACTTTCCCGGCGGGGTCTTGGATGGTTATTATTTCCTGCTTTATGATAACGATGGTGCGGTCGGGCCCGCTGCCGGAACCGGCACGCTCCAAGAGCTTCATACCTTTGGCCTGAGGATCAAATCCGCATTTGATAACGGCATCGACGTCGGAGCAGAATCGGCGGTACAGCTGGGTACGTATGGCTCTCACAGCGCCCTTGCCTTCGCCGAGCGCATCGCGCTTGGCTACACGTTTGAACCGCGATTGAAGCCGCGCGTAGGCATTGAATACAACTACGCGAGTGGCGATGATTCGAGCACGGGAAGATATACCAAGTTCAACATCTTGTTTCCTACCCCCCATGCACGATGGGGCATCATGGACATGGTGACATGGAGTAATATGCACGATGCGTCGATTAACGTCAGCATCAAGCCTAATGCATTCTCACTCGAGCTGGGCTATTTCATCTATTTTGTCGACAAGCCCTATTCCCCCACCGATTCCTTTGCAAACTATGCGGGCACGCCGGGTGCTGGGAAGCTTGCCAGTCATGAATTCGACTTGGTGGCCAGCTGGACGCCTGGCCCCTATTTTGACCTATCAGCCGGGTGGGGGCATTTTTTCCCGGGGCCCTACTTCAAAGATCAGGGCATGACGACAAGCTCGGATTACGTGTATCTGCAGGCACAGACACAGTTCAATTGA
- a CDS encoding SCO family protein, with the protein MTLRHVGVKVLMLVLVLGPFCTAFADADGPKKNTSLYQLDIKLTDQDKRVSGLDVFRGESVIVAMFYSTCNHTCPFLIAALKDMDAKLKPEVRKHVRFLLVSLDPQRDTPEALKAFAKRHALDLSRWKLAQASEGGVRELAYVLDIKYRKNAIGGYNHASIVTLLNPKGEVVQRVEGLKEAAQTLGARLNQKKRGGHDEK; encoded by the coding sequence ATGACCTTACGACACGTTGGTGTGAAAGTTTTGATGCTAGTGCTCGTATTGGGTCCGTTTTGCACCGCCTTTGCTGACGCCGATGGACCCAAGAAAAACACATCGCTCTACCAGCTTGATATCAAGCTCACTGATCAGGATAAGCGCGTTTCGGGGCTTGACGTGTTTAGGGGCGAGTCCGTGATTGTGGCGATGTTCTATTCCACATGTAATCACACTTGTCCCTTTTTGATCGCCGCTCTCAAGGACATGGACGCAAAACTAAAACCCGAGGTGCGCAAGCACGTGCGTTTTCTTTTGGTCTCGCTTGATCCCCAAAGAGATACCCCTGAAGCCCTCAAAGCCTTCGCTAAACGTCACGCGCTGGATCTCTCCCGCTGGAAGCTCGCGCAAGCCTCCGAAGGAGGCGTTCGTGAGCTTGCCTACGTGCTAGATATCAAATACCGCAAGAACGCCATCGGCGGATATAATCACGCATCCATCGTGACCTTGCTCAACCCCAAGGGTGAGGTTGTGCAACGCGTGGAAGGGCTAAAGGAGGCGGCTCAAACACTTGGAGCCCGTCTCAACCAAAAGAAACGAGGAGGGCACGATGAAAAATAG
- a CDS encoding formylglycine-generating enzyme family protein, translating into MYPASPREKTVRIESFYLDRYPVTNAEFLAFVQKRPKWSRDNVTSLFADTKYLSHWAGSTSLGPNALAKQPVTYVSWFAANAYCEWKGARLPREDEWEYAAQASTKSVNGRADAAWRQRVLGWYTKPNPPQLGNVGSGLRNYWGVYDLHGLVWEWVLDFNRSLVSGENREGGDEERDRFCGAGALSADEKEDYPSFMRIAFRSSLKASYTTGNLGFRCAANIKETP; encoded by the coding sequence ATGTATCCGGCATCCCCTCGCGAGAAAACCGTCCGCATCGAAAGCTTTTATCTGGATCGCTATCCGGTGACCAACGCCGAGTTCTTGGCGTTCGTACAAAAGCGGCCTAAATGGTCACGTGATAATGTGACATCGCTGTTTGCCGATACTAAGTATCTGTCGCACTGGGCAGGGTCGACATCGCTCGGCCCAAATGCACTAGCCAAGCAGCCGGTCACCTATGTGAGTTGGTTTGCGGCCAATGCCTATTGCGAGTGGAAAGGAGCGAGGTTGCCCAGAGAAGATGAGTGGGAATACGCCGCCCAAGCAAGCACTAAGAGCGTCAACGGGCGAGCAGATGCGGCATGGCGGCAACGAGTGCTGGGATGGTATACGAAGCCAAATCCGCCCCAGTTGGGAAATGTCGGCTCGGGCCTCAGAAACTACTGGGGGGTGTACGATTTACACGGTTTGGTGTGGGAGTGGGTTTTGGACTTCAATCGCAGTCTGGTTTCCGGTGAGAACCGCGAAGGAGGCGATGAGGAGCGCGACCGCTTTTGTGGCGCCGGCGCGCTTTCTGCCGACGAAAAAGAAGACTACCCAAGTTTCATGCGCATTGCGTTTCGAAGCTCCCTCAAGGCGAGTTACACCACCGGGAACCTGGGATTCAGATGCGCCGCAAATATCAAGGAGACACCATGA
- the nirK gene encoding nitrite reductase, copper-containing, translating into MAACTCPAKKNADTEGTGGSAKGDLGGPKGKPVDAELTYAPLVPRPTKRKAPARVVVHLEVREVTKPITAGVDYTFWTFGGHVPGRFIRVRQGDTVEFHLQNHPSSKMPHNIDLHAVTGPGGGAASTFTAPGHESQFTFKALNQGLFVYHCATAPVGMHIANGMYGLILVEPPQGLPPVDREYYIMQGDFYTVGKYREKGLQPFDMQKAIEENATYVLFNGSEGALVGDNALTAKVGETVRLFIGNGGPNLVSSFHVIGEIFDKVYTEGGTHFQENVQTTLVPAGGATIVEFKVEVPGTAILVDHSIFRAFNKGALGMLKVEGPEDKKIYSGKEVDSVYLGDKAVRSPAVATATREVKQGLVSLPDRIAAGKALFAGTCSTCHQPTGQGLPNVFPPLAKSDYLMKDKTRAIVTVLNGLSGPVTVNGKEYNSVMPPMSQLNDDEIAYILTYVMNAWGNKGEGVTAAEVKKVRETTARPPGAAS; encoded by the coding sequence ATGGCGGCTTGTACATGTCCGGCCAAAAAGAACGCTGACACCGAGGGGACAGGCGGCTCGGCAAAGGGCGATTTGGGGGGCCCCAAAGGCAAGCCTGTCGATGCAGAGCTGACCTATGCACCACTTGTGCCTCGACCCACCAAACGCAAAGCTCCCGCAAGAGTCGTGGTGCATCTCGAGGTCAGGGAGGTCACCAAGCCCATAACCGCTGGTGTTGACTACACCTTTTGGACGTTCGGCGGCCACGTCCCCGGCAGATTCATTCGGGTTAGGCAAGGCGATACTGTTGAGTTTCATTTGCAGAACCATCCGAGCAGCAAGATGCCGCACAACATTGACTTGCACGCGGTGACAGGCCCGGGAGGTGGCGCCGCCAGTACCTTTACGGCGCCGGGTCACGAGTCACAGTTTACCTTCAAGGCACTCAACCAAGGCTTGTTTGTGTATCACTGCGCCACCGCCCCTGTCGGCATGCACATCGCCAATGGCATGTACGGACTGATTCTCGTTGAACCTCCCCAGGGCCTCCCGCCAGTCGATCGCGAATACTACATTATGCAAGGTGATTTTTACACGGTGGGCAAGTACCGCGAAAAGGGACTTCAGCCTTTTGATATGCAGAAGGCGATTGAGGAAAATGCTACGTACGTGTTGTTCAACGGATCCGAAGGCGCATTGGTTGGAGATAATGCGCTTACCGCCAAAGTCGGCGAAACCGTGCGGCTGTTTATCGGCAATGGGGGGCCCAATCTTGTCAGCAGCTTTCATGTGATTGGCGAGATCTTCGACAAAGTCTATACAGAAGGCGGCACACATTTTCAGGAAAACGTACAGACCACATTGGTGCCCGCTGGCGGCGCCACCATCGTGGAGTTCAAGGTCGAGGTTCCGGGCACCGCGATTCTCGTAGACCACTCGATCTTCCGGGCGTTCAACAAGGGCGCGTTGGGTATGCTCAAGGTCGAAGGCCCCGAAGACAAGAAAATTTATTCGGGCAAAGAGGTGGATTCCGTCTATTTGGGTGATAAAGCTGTGCGTTCACCTGCCGTGGCCACTGCAACGAGAGAGGTTAAGCAAGGGCTTGTTAGTCTTCCCGATCGCATAGCGGCAGGAAAAGCCCTTTTTGCTGGCACCTGCTCGACGTGTCACCAGCCCACGGGGCAAGGCTTGCCCAATGTGTTTCCGCCGTTGGCCAAGTCAGACTATTTGATGAAGGACAAGACCCGCGCGATTGTGACGGTGCTGAACGGGCTTAGTGGGCCAGTTACCGTCAACGGCAAGGAGTACAACTCCGTCATGCCGCCCATGAGTCAACTCAACGACGACGAGATCGCGTACATCTTGACCTACGTTATGAACGCTTGGGGAAACAAGGGCGAGGGGGTGACTGCGGCCGAGGTCAAGAAAGTGCGGGAGACCACAGCCAGGCCGCCTGGCGCAGCCTCATGA
- a CDS encoding NnrS family protein, protein MTVSRILTLKRRLNNTDPYQWLFPLGIVYGLTGVGLWILFKCGLIARYPGPLHAELMMGGFFLAVASGFLMTAVPRFTGTAKATFYETVLVCALTCLALSAAVLGASAVFHGVLTLWIGSLGVFGLSRVRHFMYTPPPSFMLVGFGLSFGFLGSIVLLFSDLALTAPLLVRLARQLLLYGMCLGIVLGIGSQLLPMLMGTRTRPMANVAPTLMNPIGAVRGARIMFALAGVLLLISFVIEVWVSIQWAWFLRSLLLSGITIGYWQIYRCPSERGVMAWCLWISAWMLAIGGWPGVFVSSYQLHGIHIVFIGSLSLMIFAVATRVVLSHGGYDLKAERSSKALYVMFGCFVFALGTRLAAPFSGRYFAFLDYAALMWILGVLVWSSAFLPKLWCRKQHPEPS, encoded by the coding sequence ATGACCGTCTCGCGAATACTCACGCTGAAGCGTCGGTTGAACAACACCGATCCGTATCAGTGGTTGTTCCCCCTCGGCATCGTGTATGGCCTTACAGGCGTCGGGCTATGGATTCTATTCAAGTGTGGGCTCATCGCGCGCTACCCGGGGCCACTGCATGCCGAACTTATGATGGGCGGATTTTTCCTCGCCGTTGCCTCGGGGTTTTTGATGACGGCGGTCCCCCGTTTTACGGGCACTGCTAAGGCTACTTTTTATGAAACGGTTTTGGTATGTGCCCTGACTTGCCTTGCCCTATCAGCGGCGGTGTTGGGTGCATCTGCGGTATTTCATGGTGTGCTCACGCTCTGGATCGGATCGCTGGGGGTTTTTGGGCTCTCACGAGTACGCCACTTTATGTACACACCTCCTCCATCGTTCATGCTGGTTGGGTTTGGGCTAAGCTTCGGCTTCCTTGGAAGCATCGTTCTGCTTTTCAGCGATTTGGCTCTTACGGCACCTCTGCTGGTGCGACTGGCGAGGCAATTGTTGCTCTACGGGATGTGCTTAGGGATCGTGCTAGGCATTGGTTCTCAGCTTTTGCCTATGCTGATGGGCACCCGAACGAGGCCGATGGCCAATGTTGCCCCGACATTGATGAATCCCATTGGCGCTGTTAGAGGCGCGCGGATCATGTTTGCTCTTGCCGGCGTATTACTCCTCATCTCATTTGTGATTGAGGTGTGGGTTTCCATCCAATGGGCATGGTTTTTGCGTTCGTTGTTACTGAGCGGGATCACGATTGGGTACTGGCAGATTTACCGTTGCCCTTCCGAGCGAGGCGTCATGGCATGGTGTCTCTGGATCAGCGCGTGGATGCTGGCCATCGGCGGCTGGCCAGGCGTTTTTGTCAGTAGCTACCAATTGCATGGCATACATATCGTGTTTATCGGCTCACTATCTTTGATGATCTTCGCGGTGGCCACGCGCGTCGTACTTTCCCATGGAGGCTATGACCTTAAGGCGGAACGCAGCTCTAAGGCACTCTATGTCATGTTCGGATGTTTTGTGTTCGCACTTGGCACAAGGCTGGCTGCTCCTTTTTCGGGACGCTACTTCGCCTTTCTCGATTATGCCGCATTGATGTGGATACTAGGTGTGCTGGTGTGGTCCTCGGCCTTTTTGCCAAAGCTCTGGTGCCGCAAACAGCACCCCGAGCCCAGTTGA